CTTTCCATGGTTGCATGGTATGTATAGGTTCTCGCTATGGTGTAGCTACTGTTGGAATGCCTGGTAAAATGTTTGGAATGACTGGTTTTATGGCTATGTTTATAAAACATTTTATCAACTTGGTATATTTCTTCCAGGTAGCTGGATTTAATAAATGTTGCTCTTATTTATTACATGAATTTTTCCATACGAAAGATAATAGGAGTTTTGTTGGTGGATGTTTTGCAAAGGCATCTTCAAATCTTTGGTTATTACCTCTTAGAATATTTATCGGTTACAAGTGGTTGGAGCAGGGACATGGAGTTATTGGATTACTACTGATTCTTGGATTGTTTACTGATATTGCATTAATTATATCTATTGCCGTTGCAGCAATGACTTGGACTTCTGGTATAGCAACTATGGATATGCTTTGGTATATAATTTCAGGTATTGCTTTAATTGGATCAGGAAGTACATTTGGTCTAGATTATTATGTAATACCTGCCTTTAAGAAAGCGTGGAAGAAGATTGGTATTATTAAAAAATCATATCTATATATTGATTAATTCAATAATACTCTAATTTCCAGTAAAAATATTATTTTTACTGGAAATATTTTTGTGCATATTAAAATTTAAAATAAGATGACTATTGATCCCAATTATTACAATTGTCGATTAAATGTGACAATAGTCAAAAAGTGTTGATAAAAGACATTAGAATAGTTAAACTTTTAATAAACAAACTGTTGTAGCACTTGAAGAGACTTAGACTCATACTGGGTTAGAGCGGTAGTTTTATTGATTTTGTAGATTAGTCGAAATGATTATACGGTAATGTAGTCTTAATATGAATTTAATAAATATTATAAAAAGTATTATGAAAGTGTGGGGAATTAGATTGAAACTTAAGGAGATTTATGAGCCAATCGACCAAAGAATTAACAAAATGGAAGATGAACTAAATAATTTATTTAGTGATGCTGGTATTCCTTGTATTAATGAATTATTCGGATATTTTTTTAAAAATTCAGGGAAGCATCTTCGTCCTGCATTAACATTTTTATCAGCAGGCGCTGTAAAAAAGCAAGATGATATAAATGATAACAATCTTGTACAATTAGCCTTAGCCTTTGAACTTTTACACAGTGCAAGCTTAGTTCATGATGATATTATTGATGAGGATTTAACTAGACGTGGTCAGAAAACACTAAATAATGTATTCGGTAATAAAATAGCAGTATTAGCGGGAGATACCTTATATTCTAGTGCATATTCGATAATGTCAAACCTGTTTCCTAGAGAATATTCGCAAGATATAGCTAATCTTGGATTTAAAATGTGTGTTGCTGAAATTGAACAGGCAAAAGGAAGCTTAAATCGTGAAAATTATTTCAAAGTTATTGAAGGAAAAACTGCGTTATTTATGAGTATTTGTTGTAAATTAGGAGCATCTTTAGCAGGAGCCACAGAAAGTCAATTGAAAAGCTTAGAGAATTTTGGATTGAATTTAGGAATGGCATATCAAATAAAAGATGATTATATGGACGATGACCCTAATGGACTAAAGCATGCAACTATAGATGATGCTTGGAATTTTGCATCAAAAGCAAAAGAATCGGTTAGTGGATTAGATGATTCTGTATATAAGCAGAATTTATGTGGATTAGTGGACTATATTATGAATGTTTAATAAATGGCCTAATATTTTTATATTAGGGCATTTATTTTCTTAGATTGGAGGTTGATAATTTGAAATATAAGGAAAAACAAATTGAATTAGATAATCGGCTTTCATTCTGGAATCATTTTAAAAATGAAGAACGTTTTTTATTTTATAACCCCATAAGGAAAGAGTTTATATTGGGTGCTAAACGCTTAAAAACTATTTCTATGGAAGAAGATTTAAAAGATTATTTGTATACTTTTTCATCAATGACATTCTTTGACTCAATTAAAGATGAAAAGTGGAAAGACTTTGGAAATGAAACTGTTGCATTTGAATACTATCTTGTTGAAAAAGACGGAAAACAGACTCTTTATTATTTTGAAGATTTAGTTGAAATAGAAAATATGGAAGTCAAAATTTTTAAGCATTCTTACAAATACTCAGAAAATGATTATAAGGACTGGAATGAATTATTCTATAGTATAAATAATGAAATATCAAAACAAGAAGTAAACAAGGTTGTTATTTCAAGAGAAATTAAAATTCAGTGTGACACTTTAGTAAATGTAGAAAGTATACTAAAAAATCTCTTGGATAAGAATAAAAATGATTTTGTTTTTGCCTATTTTAAAGATGGAAAAACATTTTTAGGTGCAACACCAGAAATTCTGGTTCAAAAAGAAAAGAATAATATTTTAAGTTATGCTTTAGCAGGTACTATTGAACGAAGTGAAAAAGATGATGAGCTTCAAAAAATAATGCTTCTAAATGATTCTAAAAATCGTTATGAACATCAAATTGTTATTGATTCAATATCCAATGTTGTGAAAAAATTCACTAAGGAGATTACTATAGATGAGACAACAATTTTAACACTTAGAAATTTACATCATTTGTACACACCTATTTATGCAAAGGACAAAAACAGTTCACTGTTGCAGTGGGCAAGACGACTACATCCTACACCTGCAATGGGAGGGAATCCTGTAAACACAGCATTAGAATTAATTAGAAGGTATGAAAAACATGAAAGAGGATTGTATGCAGCTCCAATAGGCATAATGAATGGAAATGGAGATGGAGTTTTTGTAGCAGGAATACGATCTGCACTTATTAAAGAAAACACGGTTTTTGCATATGCAGGCTGTGGTATAGTAGATAAATCGAATTGTGAGATTGAATACATTGAAACTAAAAATAAATTAAGAACCATAATTGAAAGTTTATAGTAAAGTGGTGAAATCAATGACAAATTATTTTGCAGCGTTAGTTGATGAGTTGTACCAATTAGGTGTGCGTGAAGTTGTAATTAGTCCAGGCTCACGATCTACACCATTGTCTTTATTATTTTGTGAACATGATTTTAAAACTTTTATTAATATAGATGAACGATCAGCTGCTTTCTTTGCACTTGGTATCGCAAAAGAATACGAAAGACCTGTTGTATTAGTTTGTACTTCAGGTTCTGCAGTTGCAAACTACTTCCCTGCAATTGTTGAAGCAAAATATTCAAGAATACCATTAATTATTTTAACAGCTGATCGACCACATGAATTGCGTCATGTTGGAGCACCTCAGGCAATTGATCAAAATAAAATATTTAACGATTATACAAAATATTATGAAGAATTATCATTACCTGAAGAAAATATGTGTTCCTATGTAAGAGCTGTTATGCAAAAAGCATATTCAATTTCTATGACAAAAGGATATGGGGTATCTCATATTAACGTACCGATTCGTGAACCTTTAATTCCAGATTGGGATAACTTGGATTTTACTATAGGACGTTATAAAAATAAATTTGAGTATATAAAAGGCGAAGTTGAATTTTCCATTGACGATTTGATTTTTAAAAATAAGAATGGACTTATAATTTGTGGTGGGGATGCTTATTCAAATTATCATGAAGAAGTATTGAAGTTAGGAGAAAGGTTAAAAGCACCTATACTAGCTGATCCAATTTCAAATTTAAGAAATTATTCAAAAGATATAATTATTGATAGTTATGATGCATTTTTAAAAGATGATGAGATAAAAAAAGAATTAAAGCCTGAATATATCATTCATTTTGGGCAAGTTCCTATTTCAAAACGTTTACACCAATTCTTGTCTATGCATAAAAATGCTTTATACATTCAAGTTGATGAGACATTCGAATATCGTAATCCATCTTTATCTACTCAAAAATATGTTCTTTCATCACCAAGAGTGTTTGCCAATTCTATTCGTATACAAAACAGTAATACAGAGTATTTAGGTAAATGGATAAAATATCAGAAAAAAATGCGAAAACAATTGAATAGTGTAAATAATGAAACAAACTTATTTGAAGGAAAGTTGATTCAGAAGATACAAAATATGATGCGAGTGGAAAGTAGGTTAGTTATTTCAAATAGTATGGCGATTCGAGATGTAGATTACTTTTTTGAATCAAAAAATCAAAAAATAAAAATATTGTGTAATAGAGGGGCAAATGGAATAGATGGTACTATCTCAACTGCACTAGGTGTATCTACATCAGATAAACCAACTGTTTTGTTAACAGGGGATCTATCCTTTTACCATGATCTAAATGGATTATTAATTGGAAAAACACACAATTTGAATTTGACTATTATATTACTTAATAATGATGGTGGAGGAATATTTAGGTATTTACCACAGAGTAAAGAAAAGCATTTTGACTATTTATTCTTAACACAACATGGTATGAATTTTGAAGGTACAAAACATTTGTATGATGTAACATATTATGAAGCAGAGGACTATAATTCATTTGAAAGTGTTTTCAATCAAGCAATATCGTTAGAAGGAATTAAATTGATTGAAGTAAAAATTGATTCACAGTTAAGTAAGGGATTACATGATAAATATACAACATTATAGGGTGGTATGATGTTTATTGAAATTGAAAATATTAGATATCACATTCAGATAAAAGGTGAAGGTAAACCACTTATTTGTTTACATGGTTTTTCTGAAAATGTAAATACATGGAAATTAATTAAATTAGACGGTTATCAGTTAATATTTATAGATTTTATCGGACATGGAAAAAGTGATAAACCACTTTCTCGTAAGTACTATAGCTTGAAAGTAATGATAAAACATTTAAATAATTTAATCCATAAATTAGGCTTTAATAAATATTCAATGCTAGGTTACTCTATGGGAGGTAGAATTGCACTTGCCTATGCACTAACTTATTCAAATGAAATAGATA
The window above is part of the Tepidibacter aestuarii genome. Proteins encoded here:
- a CDS encoding polyprenyl synthetase family protein — its product is MNLINIIKSIMKVWGIRLKLKEIYEPIDQRINKMEDELNNLFSDAGIPCINELFGYFFKNSGKHLRPALTFLSAGAVKKQDDINDNNLVQLALAFELLHSASLVHDDIIDEDLTRRGQKTLNNVFGNKIAVLAGDTLYSSAYSIMSNLFPREYSQDIANLGFKMCVAEIEQAKGSLNRENYFKVIEGKTALFMSICCKLGASLAGATESQLKSLENFGLNLGMAYQIKDDYMDDDPNGLKHATIDDAWNFASKAKESVSGLDDSVYKQNLCGLVDYIMNV
- a CDS encoding isochorismate synthase yields the protein MEEDLKDYLYTFSSMTFFDSIKDEKWKDFGNETVAFEYYLVEKDGKQTLYYFEDLVEIENMEVKIFKHSYKYSENDYKDWNELFYSINNEISKQEVNKVVISREIKIQCDTLVNVESILKNLLDKNKNDFVFAYFKDGKTFLGATPEILVQKEKNNILSYALAGTIERSEKDDELQKIMLLNDSKNRYEHQIVIDSISNVVKKFTKEITIDETTILTLRNLHHLYTPIYAKDKNSSLLQWARRLHPTPAMGGNPVNTALELIRRYEKHERGLYAAPIGIMNGNGDGVFVAGIRSALIKENTVFAYAGCGIVDKSNCEIEYIETKNKLRTIIESL
- the menD gene encoding 2-succinyl-5-enolpyruvyl-6-hydroxy-3-cyclohexene-1-carboxylic-acid synthase; this translates as MTNYFAALVDELYQLGVREVVISPGSRSTPLSLLFCEHDFKTFINIDERSAAFFALGIAKEYERPVVLVCTSGSAVANYFPAIVEAKYSRIPLIILTADRPHELRHVGAPQAIDQNKIFNDYTKYYEELSLPEENMCSYVRAVMQKAYSISMTKGYGVSHINVPIREPLIPDWDNLDFTIGRYKNKFEYIKGEVEFSIDDLIFKNKNGLIICGGDAYSNYHEEVLKLGERLKAPILADPISNLRNYSKDIIIDSYDAFLKDDEIKKELKPEYIIHFGQVPISKRLHQFLSMHKNALYIQVDETFEYRNPSLSTQKYVLSSPRVFANSIRIQNSNTEYLGKWIKYQKKMRKQLNSVNNETNLFEGKLIQKIQNMMRVESRLVISNSMAIRDVDYFFESKNQKIKILCNRGANGIDGTISTALGVSTSDKPTVLLTGDLSFYHDLNGLLIGKTHNLNLTIILLNNDGGGIFRYLPQSKEKHFDYLFLTQHGMNFEGTKHLYDVTYYEAEDYNSFESVFNQAISLEGIKLIEVKIDSQLSKGLHDKYTTL